The following proteins are encoded in a genomic region of Musa acuminata AAA Group cultivar baxijiao chromosome BXJ2-11, Cavendish_Baxijiao_AAA, whole genome shotgun sequence:
- the LOC135626896 gene encoding small ribosomal subunit protein uS9m-like — translation MLARFVSHRVPFRFVALTTVASSHVRRAPSSPPSLRPPPTFFGTLTPLPLPPSDPNSTFFPSLRSFSSNRGDDDDGDWKFTSQSDEVGSVFGEEEGDLTGIADSAEGGSEAAAAGADVKGGDLWEKGIVTEGKGDIFYGIDREFVAKEGGVREGNEEWETAEGYKPWTLGDDDEKGDLFGVVEEGEAGIEGIDDGGVEDLDKARADEQKQLEKKEEELLAALKGPNRAFGDLIAASGITDDMIDSLILLKDVSGVKGLPPLTEIEDKAIARLNETSTRVEIERKKQEEVAKARVRVVDEKGRAYGTGRRKCSIARVWIQPGDGKFIVNEKQFDAYFSILDHRVQLLQPFTVTKTLGLWDVNCTVQGGGVSGQVGAIRLGISRALQNWEPGLRPFLKAAGYLTRDPRVVERKKPGKAKARKSFQWVKR, via the exons ATGCTGGCCCGATTCGTTTCCCATCGCGTCCCCTTTCGCTTCGTAGCCCTAACCACCGTAGCTTCCTCCCATGTCCGCCGCGCCCCGTCCTCTCCCCCTTCTCTCCGGCCTCCGCCCACCTTTTTTGGTACTCttactcctctccctctccctccctcCGATCCCAATTCCACTTTCTTTCCGTCTCTGAGGTCATTCTCGAGCAATCGAGGTGACGATGACGATGGCGACTGGAAGTTTACGTCGCAGTCCGACGAGGTCGGCTCCGTATtcggggaggaggagggcgacCTTACCGGGATCGCTGATTCCGCAGAGGGCGGATCGGAGGCGGCCGCCGCCGGGGCCGACGTTAAGGGCGGGGATCTGTGGGAAAAGGGTATTGTGACGGAGGGTAAAGGGGATATTTTTTACGGCATCGATCGGGAGTTTGTGGCCAAGGAGGGCGGGGTAAGAGAAGGGAATGAGGAATGGGAGACGGCGGAGGGGTACAAGCCGTGGACGCTCGGTGACGATGATGAGAAAGGGGACTTGTTCGGTGTCgtcgaagaaggggaggcagggaTTGAGGGAATCGATGACGGTGGTGTCGAGGATTTGGATAAGGCAAGGGCTGATGAGCAGAAGCAGCtggagaagaaagaggaagaacttttagCTGCTTTGAAAG GTCCAAATCGGGCATTTGGAGATCTCATTGCAGCATCAGGAATCACGGATGATATGATTGACAGTTTGATTCTCTTGAAGGATGTAAGCGGTGTCAAGGGTTTGCCTCCCCTGACAGAAATTGAGGACAAAGCTATTGCAAGATTAAATGAGACATCAACAAGAGTTGAAATTGAGCGGAAGAAACAGGAGGAAGTAGCAAAAGCTCGGGTTAGAGTGGTGGATGAGAAGGGGAGAGCTTATGGAACAGGAAGACGAAAATGTAGCATAGCTCGTGTATGGATTCAACCTGGTGACGGCAAGTTCATCGTCAATGAAAAGCAATTCGACGCTTACTTCTCAATTCTTGATCATCGAGTACAACTTCTTCAGCCTTTCACTGTGACAAAAACTCTTGGTCTCTGGGATGTAAATTGCACTGTCCAAGGGGGTGGAGTTTCTG GTCAAGTTGGTGCCATTCGCTTGGGAATCAGCAGAGCCTTGCAAAACTGGGAACCAGGGCTCCGGCCTTTCCTAAAAGCTG CTGGCTATTTGACGCGAGACCCACGTGTAGTCGAACGGAAGAAGCCTGGAAAGGCCAAAGCCAGGAAGAGCTTTCAATGGGTCAAGCGATAA
- the LOC135626897 gene encoding metallothionein-like protein type 2: protein MSCCGGNCGCGSSCQCGSGCGGCKMYPDLLTERDTTAQTMVMGVVPQKGNFEELDMAAEGSDNGCKCGSNCTCDPCNCK from the exons ATGTCTTGCTGCGGAGGCAACTGCGGATGTGGGTCGAGCTGCCAGTGCGGCAGCGGCTGCGGAGG ATGCAAGATGTACCCTGACTTGTTGACCGAGAgggataccaccgcccaaaccatggTTATGGGGGTTGTTCCTCAGAAAGG GAACTTTGAGGAGTTGGACATGGCAGCTGAAGGGTCCGATAATGGCTGCAAGTGCGGATCCAACTGCACCTGCGATCCCTGCAACTGCAAATGA